One segment of Grus americana isolate bGruAme1 chromosome 23, bGruAme1.mat, whole genome shotgun sequence DNA contains the following:
- the ADPRS gene encoding ADP-ribosylhydrolase ARH3 — protein sequence MAAAAGSGSGPGRAVARPRPGPARFRGCLAGALLGDCLGAVFEGRSVVKLPDLLRFLRGLEPASGPPDAGEPVGSARRETLSYTDDTAMSRSVVQSLLAKREFDEVDMAKRFAEEYKKEPNRGYGMAVVNVFKKLLSPKCNDVFEPARAQFNGKGSYGNGGAMRVAGISLVYSDVQDVKKFAKLSAELTHANSLGYNGAILQALAVHLALQGELSKETFLEQLISHMEDVEADDKSLTEARALGFEDLPFSRRLKKIKEFLELSSVPKADVLFELGNGIAALRSVPTAIYSFLRCMEADPDIPDHYSNLQRTIIYCISLGGDTDTIATMAGAIAGAYYGEEQIPPSWEQSCEAFQETQKLANSLYELYCQRL from the exons ATGGCGGCGGCAGCGGGTTCGGGCTCAGGCCCAGGGCGGGCGGTGGCGCGGCCTCGGCCGGGACCCGCCCGGTTCCGGGGCTGTTTAGCCGGGGCGTTGTTGGGTGACTGCCTGGGCGCCGTTTTCGAAGGCAGGAGCGTTGTAAAGCTACCCGATCTACTGCGTTTTCTCCGAGGCCTGGAACCGGCATCCGGGCCGCCTGATGCCGGGGAACCGGTCGGCAGCGCCCGTAGAG AAACACTTTCGTACACGGACGACACGGCCATGAGCAGGTCGGTGGTGCAGTCTCTGCTAGCCAAGCGAGAGTTCGATGAAGTCGACATGGCCAAGAG GTTTGCTGAGGAATACAAGAAGGAACCCAACCGCGGTTATGGGATGGCTGTCGTCAATGTCTTCAAGAAGCTCCTGAGCCCCAAGTGCAATGATGTGTTTGAACCAGCCAGAGCCCAGTTTAATGGGAAAGGCTCCTATGGCAACGGCGGTGCCATGAGGGTGGCAGGCATCTCCCTCGTGTATTCTGATGTGCAGGACGTTAAGAAG TTTGCGAAGCTGAGTGCCGAGTTAACCCATGCCAACTCCCTGGGCTACAATGGGGCCATCCTGCAGGCCCTGGCAGTGCATCTCGCCCTGCAGGGAGAACTCAGCAAGGAGACCTTCCTGGAGCAGCTTATTAGCCACATGGAGGATGTAGAGGCAGACGATAAGTCTCTTACTGAAGCCCGAGC gctgggaTTTGAGGATTTACCATTTTCAAGGcgtctaaagaaaataaaggaatttttgGAGCTCAGCAGTGTTCCTAAAGCAGATGTATTGTTTGAATTAG GCAATGGCATTGCCGCTTTGCGGTCTGTCCCTACTGCAATTTACTCCTTCTTGCGCTGTATGGAAGCTGACCCAGATATTCCTGATCACTACAGCAACCTGCAGAGGACCATCATCTACTGTATCTCTCTGGGTGGAGACACAGACACCATTGCTACCATGGCAGGAGCCATTGCAGGGGCTTATTATGGGGAGGAGCAGATACCCCcaagctgggagcagagctgtgaagCTTTTCAAGAGACACAGAAGCTGGCAAATAGCTTGTATGAACTGTACTGCCAGCGGCTCTGA